One genomic segment of uncultured Methanobrevibacter sp. includes these proteins:
- the aroD gene encoding type I 3-dehydroquinate dehydratase, translated as MYSQTKIAIPIFQENCKDVIEVAKDCIDKGADVLEFRIDALKNPNITEIKDTIAEINFPMIATNRITSEGGSFKGTEEERFNILYECCDLVDYVDIELQCDDEYIKKIHDTGVKTIVSYHDFEKTPDLNEIMYIVSKEQELGDIAKVAFMPQDLEDTLTILAVLSHCENTIAISMGDLGSYTRVMASKFDSPITFAAGTDVTAPGQIDIETMKALLNMDLNIMEE; from the coding sequence ATGTATTCACAAACAAAGATTGCAATTCCAATTTTTCAGGAAAATTGCAAAGACGTTATTGAAGTTGCAAAAGATTGTATCGACAAGGGTGCGGACGTATTGGAGTTCAGAATAGATGCGCTTAAAAACCCAAACATCACAGAAATCAAGGATACAATTGCCGAAATCAATTTTCCAATGATTGCAACCAACAGAATCACCTCAGAAGGAGGATCATTTAAGGGAACTGAAGAGGAAAGATTCAACATACTCTATGAATGCTGCGATTTGGTTGACTACGTGGATATTGAGCTTCAATGCGATGACGAGTACATAAAAAAGATTCATGATACTGGAGTCAAAACCATCGTTTCATACCATGACTTTGAAAAGACACCGGATTTGAACGAAATAATGTATATCGTTTCCAAGGAACAGGAATTGGGAGACATTGCAAAGGTTGCATTCATGCCGCAGGATTTGGAGGACACACTGACCATACTTGCAGTATTGTCCCACTGTGAAAACACCATTGCAATTTCCATGGGTGATTTGGGAAGCTATACACGTGTCATGGCGTCAAAATTCGACTCACCAATTACATTTGCCGCCGGAACCGATGTTACAGCACCGGGCCAGATTGACATTGAAACAATGAAGGCACTTCTCAACATGGATTTAAACATCATGGAAGAGTGA
- the sucD gene encoding succinate--CoA ligase subunit alpha, with protein sequence MILLNEDTKCLVQGITGKQGSFHTEQMLKYNTNIVAGLTPGKGGQKFLDQVPIFNSMEEAVEEVDINASIIFVPARFAKDAAFEAIRHLDLVVIISEHIPVHDSMKIMAYAKQMGTTIIGPNTPGIISPGVGKLGIMPTHIFSEGNVGVISRSGTLTYEIASELTNAGIGQSTAVGIGGDPVTGDNYVDILKRFEKDDQTEAVVLIGEIGGTAEERAGKYIADEMSKPVVSYIAGRTAPPGKRMGHAGAIIQGSSGTVASKTKALNDAGVEVAKKPSEIVDLLKKVM encoded by the coding sequence ATGATTTTATTAAATGAGGATACAAAATGTTTAGTTCAGGGAATAACCGGTAAGCAAGGTTCATTCCATACAGAACAGATGCTTAAATATAATACAAATATTGTTGCAGGTCTAACACCTGGAAAAGGAGGTCAAAAGTTCCTTGATCAGGTACCTATTTTCAATTCAATGGAAGAGGCTGTAGAAGAGGTAGACATCAACGCTTCCATAATATTTGTGCCTGCAAGATTTGCAAAGGATGCTGCATTTGAGGCAATAAGACACTTGGATTTGGTTGTTATTATTTCAGAGCACATTCCAGTACATGACAGTATGAAAATCATGGCATATGCAAAACAGATGGGAACCACAATTATAGGTCCTAACACTCCGGGAATCATATCTCCTGGTGTCGGTAAATTAGGAATCATGCCTACACATATCTTTTCTGAAGGAAATGTGGGTGTAATTTCAAGAAGTGGTACATTAACCTATGAAATTGCAAGCGAACTTACAAATGCAGGAATAGGTCAAAGTACTGCAGTAGGTATTGGTGGAGACCCTGTAACCGGTGACAATTACGTTGACATTCTTAAAAGGTTTGAAAAAGATGATCAAACCGAAGCTGTTGTCTTAATCGGTGAGATTGGAGGAACCGCTGAAGAAAGAGCAGGTAAATACATTGCTGATGAGATGTCAAAACCAGTTGTATCATACATTGCAGGAAGGACAGCACCTCCGGGCAAAAGAATGGGACACGCTGGAGCTATCATTCAAGGATCATCCGGTACTGTAGCAAGTAAAACCAAAGCCCTGAATGATGCTGGTGTGGAAGTGGCTAAAAAACCATCTGAAATTGTAGACTTACTTAAAAAGGTTATGTAG
- the hmgA gene encoding hydroxymethylglutaryl-CoA reductase (NADPH), with protein MTNQEIIDKLLNGEMKLYQVDKEVDAKTATDIRREFLEQKYDLQLPNISNYTLDMERASARNIENSIGVLQLPMGIAGPLKINGEYCQREVFVPLATSEGALVASINRGASTITASGGANARVVSDCMTRAPAIKCENAVDAIKIKQWFVDNFDELKELAESTTSHGKLIKIDPILIVGSYVYPRFVFSTGDSMGMNMVTIASEKILDKLAEETTATHIALSGNVCVDKKPAAINIVEGRGKSVVADILIPEEIVEKKLKTTADAIVEVNTAKNLIGSAASGAMAYNAHYANMVAAIFLATGQDAAHVVEGSLGITTAENRNGDLYFSVNLPDLPVATVGGGTSLEVAQEGLSILGVAGSNHAKEYAEIVASTVLAGELSLVGALAAGHLARAHQELGRG; from the coding sequence ATGACAAATCAGGAAATTATTGATAAATTATTGAACGGCGAAATGAAGCTTTATCAGGTTGACAAGGAAGTTGATGCAAAGACTGCAACCGATATAAGAAGGGAATTTCTCGAACAGAAGTATGATTTGCAATTGCCGAACATCTCCAATTACACTTTGGACATGGAAAGGGCATCAGCAAGAAACATTGAAAATTCAATCGGAGTGCTGCAGTTGCCTATGGGTATTGCAGGACCATTGAAAATCAATGGTGAATACTGTCAAAGGGAAGTTTTCGTTCCGCTTGCAACCTCAGAAGGGGCACTTGTAGCATCAATTAACCGTGGAGCATCAACAATTACCGCATCCGGCGGTGCAAATGCAAGGGTTGTTTCCGATTGCATGACCCGTGCACCGGCAATCAAATGTGAAAATGCAGTTGATGCCATTAAAATCAAACAATGGTTTGTTGATAATTTCGATGAGTTAAAAGAGCTTGCAGAAAGCACAACCTCTCATGGTAAACTGATTAAAATCGATCCTATATTAATTGTTGGAAGCTATGTGTATCCTAGATTTGTATTTTCAACAGGAGACAGTATGGGAATGAATATGGTAACAATAGCTTCTGAAAAAATCTTAGATAAACTTGCAGAAGAGACCACTGCAACCCATATTGCATTAAGCGGAAACGTATGTGTGGATAAAAAGCCTGCAGCTATAAACATTGTTGAAGGAAGAGGAAAAAGTGTAGTTGCAGATATACTGATACCTGAAGAAATCGTTGAAAAGAAACTCAAGACCACAGCTGATGCAATCGTTGAAGTAAACACTGCCAAAAACCTAATCGGTTCAGCTGCAAGTGGAGCAATGGCATACAATGCCCATTATGCAAACATGGTTGCTGCAATATTCTTGGCAACCGGCCAGGATGCTGCACATGTCGTTGAAGGATCCCTCGGTATCACAACAGCGGAAAACAGAAACGGCGACTTATATTTTTCAGTGAACTTGCCTGACCTTCCGGTTGCAACCGTAGGTGGAGGAACAAGTCTTGAAGTTGCTCAGGAAGGATTGAGCATATTGGGTGTTGCTGGCTCAAATCATGCTAAGGAATACGCAGAAATTGTTGCTTCAACCGTTTTAGCAGGTGAATTGTCACTTGTAGGTGCATTGGCTGCAGGACACCTTGCAAGAGCTCACCAGGAACTTGGAAGAGGATAA
- a CDS encoding DUF116 domain-containing protein — protein sequence MLFIDSFYMFLGQLVVLIVGIIIILLIIFLILGLLIAKKNQIKFPRFLLYIVDLLYSPLKTIAHFLKLDDNLIDDIAIKVRNDLNKEQYNRIPAEKTLIFLPHCLRHKDCPATLQKEGLNCTECGLCSIGVIKKKAEPLGYKMYIVPGSSFVKKIVMENKFQTVLGVACHEDLNQMMMLLSDFYPQGVLLEKTGCFETKVNVKKVIEKIDSKY from the coding sequence ATGTTGTTCATTGATTCTTTTTACATGTTCTTAGGCCAATTGGTAGTGCTTATAGTGGGAATAATCATAATATTGCTGATCATATTCCTTATACTGGGCCTTTTGATAGCCAAGAAAAACCAGATAAAGTTTCCAAGATTCCTGCTATACATAGTTGACCTTCTCTACTCACCCCTGAAAACAATAGCTCATTTTCTAAAACTTGACGACAATCTGATTGACGACATTGCAATCAAGGTGAGAAACGATTTGAACAAGGAGCAGTACAACAGAATCCCCGCTGAAAAGACATTGATATTCCTACCACATTGTCTCAGGCATAAAGATTGTCCTGCAACACTTCAAAAGGAAGGATTGAACTGCACTGAATGCGGATTATGCTCAATCGGTGTAATAAAGAAAAAAGCAGAACCTTTAGGATATAAAATGTACATCGTTCCAGGTTCCAGTTTCGTTAAAAAAATAGTGATGGAAAACAAGTTCCAGACTGTTCTTGGCGTTGCCTGTCATGAGGACCTAAACCAGATGATGATGTTACTGTCTGATTTTTACCCTCAAGGAGTATTGCTTGAAAAAACAGGCTGTTTTGAAACAAAAGTGAATGTTAAAAAGGTAATTGAAAAAATTGATTCAAAATACTAG